In Pseudoalteromonas xiamenensis, the following are encoded in one genomic region:
- a CDS encoding IS91 family transposase produces the protein MSEYHIADILHEGLASYRQHHTISYQQIRACQHIQSCRTGKLGYQEWQCDDCAEVERIGCSCRDRHCPRCQGYATQQWITKQQARLLPCRYFHLVFTLPHELNPLAQHQPSMVYQSLFQAAWATLTQFAAKKGHGQLGMTCVLHTWGQTLSQHIHLHCLIPAGSIRQGRWCTIDNNYLYPVKALSRVFRGKMLAALYARNKDVVHVSTPTEWCVYSKACLTYSPYLVSYLARYTRKGMMSEHRLVAVDEQGVSFSYRDYKDEDKQKVMQLSRDEFIRRYLLHVLPKGLMRIRHYGFLANASYKRVQRIVRSIEQEAQSSPQRELQPPTLPCWTCKVCGHGRLSLKSVITAKRHNPDDVTADIRLS, from the coding sequence ATGAGCGAGTACCACATTGCCGATATTTTACATGAGGGGTTAGCATCCTACCGACAGCACCATACGATAAGTTACCAACAAATAAGAGCATGTCAGCATATTCAATCGTGTCGCACAGGTAAACTGGGGTATCAAGAGTGGCAATGCGACGACTGTGCCGAGGTTGAACGTATTGGATGCAGTTGTCGAGATAGACATTGTCCACGTTGTCAGGGCTATGCGACACAGCAATGGATAACGAAGCAACAAGCGAGGTTATTACCGTGTCGTTACTTCCACTTGGTGTTTACGCTGCCTCATGAACTGAATCCACTGGCTCAACATCAGCCTAGCATGGTGTACCAAAGCCTATTCCAAGCCGCTTGGGCGACATTGACCCAGTTCGCCGCCAAGAAAGGTCATGGTCAATTGGGCATGACCTGTGTGTTACACACATGGGGGCAAACGCTGAGTCAGCATATCCATTTACACTGTCTAATTCCGGCGGGGTCGATACGACAAGGACGCTGGTGCACGATAGACAACAACTACTTATATCCGGTCAAAGCACTCTCGCGTGTATTTAGAGGCAAAATGCTTGCGGCATTGTACGCTAGAAATAAGGATGTCGTGCACGTTAGCACGCCGACAGAATGGTGCGTTTATAGCAAAGCGTGCCTGACGTACAGTCCTTACTTAGTGAGCTATTTAGCGCGGTATACACGAAAAGGGATGATGTCGGAACATCGACTGGTTGCGGTGGATGAACAAGGGGTGAGCTTCAGTTATCGAGATTATAAGGATGAGGATAAGCAAAAAGTCATGCAGCTAAGTCGAGACGAGTTTATTCGGCGGTATTTATTGCATGTATTGCCAAAAGGCTTGATGCGAATACGGCACTATGGCTTTTTAGCCAACGCGAGCTATAAACGAGTACAGCGCATAGTAAGGTCAATTGAACAAGAAGCCCAATCCTCACCCCAAAGAGAATTGCAACCACCGACGTTACCGTGTTGGACATGTAAAGTCTGCGGACATGGGCGATTGAGTTTAAAGTCGGTGATCACCGCAAAAAGGCACAATCCAGACGACGTAACTGCGGATATCCGACTGAGTTAG